The Mucilaginibacter sp. PAMB04168 genome contains the following window.
TAAAACAGCCCGCAGCCAAATAGTGGGTGGCGCCATTGGTGGTATTGGGATGGCCCTGATGGAAGAAGGGGTAATTGATCATCGCTTTGGCCGGTACGTAAATGCCGACCTGGCCGGTTACCACGTACCTGTACACGCCGATATACCGCAAATTGATGCACTTTTTGTAAATAAGCCCGATTACAAGGTAAACCCTATGGGTGCCAAAGGCATGGGCGAGATAGCACTGATCGGCATGTCGGCCGCAGTAGCCAATGCCGTTTACAATGCCACCGGCAAACGCATTCGCGAGCTACCTATTACGCCTGATAAGGTGATGGGATAAGTTGTGAGTTGTTCTATTAATGATGTCATCCCGAACGGCAGTGAGAGATCTTTTCAAACGTTAATCGCATGGAAAGGATTTCCCGCTCCCGCCCGGAATGACATTTTTATTTTATCTTGTTCCATGCAAACACGCAGAAATTACATAGCAATTGGCTTGATTATAGGCGTGGCCATAGGCATTGCTACCCGAAAACTGGCTATTGGTATTTGTATAGGCCTGGCCGTTGGTTTTTTATTAAATGGTTTGCAGAACCGGTAGAAGGATGAGTAGCTAAAGTCAGTAAGAATTAGGGATAAAAGGTTCACACAATTGGAACACTTCGTAATTAAAATTGGGGCAGTTTAAGCGAAGGTACTAAACCGGTAGAAGGACAGTCAGTGCTTTTAACTAATCAGCCGGTATATATCTCTCAGGTTGCGACCCAGTTCTTTATAATCCAGCCCGTAACCTACCACAAATTCGTTATCAATTTCAAAGCCTACGTAGCGTAACTCTTCAATTGATATTTCGAGCTTACCGGGTTTGAGCAGGAGGGAACAAACACGTATAGAAGCCGGGGCGTTCAGCTTTAACTTTTCAATTAAATAGCTCAGGGTATTGCCGGTATCCACAATGTCTTCCACAATGATGATGTGCCGGCCGCTAATATCAACACTCAGGTCAATATCCTCGCGTATTTTGCGGGTTGTGCTGGTGCCACCATAATAAGAAGCCAGTTTGGTAAAAGTTACCTCACAGGGTATGGTAATCTGCTTAATTAAATCGGCCACAAACAGAAAGCTGCCATTCAGTACACCAATGAAGATAGGGGTACGGCCGGCATACTCTGTGTTAAGCTGTTCGCCCAGTAAATTAATGCGTTTGGCTATAGCTTCTTCTTCAATCAGCGGCTCGAATGTCAGGTCGTCAATCTTCATGGTCACTCGTCTATTTTCTTTACAATTATACGTATTACTTGACTTAATCCTGTCACAGCAAAAGATATAATTTAGCGTATCTTTGCCGTTTCATGATAGATTATCAGGTACATACCCTACCAAACGGTATCCGCTTATTATACAAGCATGCCGCAACTAATATAACCCATACCTGCTTTGTTATAAATGCCGGCGCGCGCGATGAGCAGCCGCACAAAGATGGCCTGGCGCATTTTATTGAGCATCTGTTATTTAAGCAAACCGAGCGCCGCAACACCAACCAGATATTAAACCGGCTGGAGCTGGTAGGGGCCGACCTGAACGCCTATACCACCAAAGAGTACACCTGCATACACGCCTCCCTGCGCAAACAGCACCTGGAGCGCACACTGGATTTATTTGAAGATATTATCTTCCACTCCACCTTTCCTGAAGAGGAACTGATAAAAGAACGCAGCGTAATACTAGACGAGATTGCCTCATACCAGGACCAGCCCGAGGAAGCCATTCAGGATGATTTTGAGGGCATGCTGTTTAAAGGGCATGCTTTAAGTAATAACATTTTAGGTACCGAGGAATCGGTTAACCAATTAAACCGTGAAGATATTGCCGGGTTTATAGCCAGCACCTATAACACCCACGAAATGGTGTTTGCCGTAATTGGCGATTATGATTTTAACAAACTCATTAAACTTGCCGAAAAGTACCTCGGGGTTGTGCCTGCCAACACATCGGCCAAGGTTCGGCAAAAGCCGGGTAAACCTAAGGGTGAGCTGCTGCGTTTTCAAAAGCCTATTTCGCAAACCCATGGCGTTATTGGTAGTTTGGCTTATGATTCGGCCCACCAGCACAAAAGCGGCTTACTACTGGTAAACAATTTGCTGGGTGGCATGGGCATGAGCAGCCGCCTTAACCTCGAAATCAGGGAAAAGCATGGCATCGCTTACACCATCGAATCGAACTATACACCTTTAACCGATACCGGTATATTTTCAATTTATTTTGGCACCGATGAGGAAAAGGCCGCTAAGGCCATGAAACTTATCCACAAGGAACTCAAAAAGCTTCGTGATAACAAACTGGGAGCCTTACAACTGCACCAGGCCAAGCAAAAGTTTATAGGCCAGATTGCACTGGCCGAAGAAAACCGCCTGAGCCTCATCATCTCCATGGCCAAAAGCCTGGTCGATTTTAACTGTATCGATACCTTGCAGCAAGTATTTGACAAGATAAACATAGTTACAGCCGAGCAGATTCTGGAAATTACCAACGAGGTGTTTGATGAAGCAAGCCTGTTAACCCTGCTGTTCGAGCCTAAAGATTAAGCTTAATAACATTAGCCGCTTCTAACAAGCAAACTATAGTTGCGCTTGTGTTGGCACAAAGTGTATTGGTTTTAGGCGCAGTGCACTATACGTTCAACAATTAAGGCGGCGGCCAAATTGCTCCTATTGTTGAAATGACACGATGTTAATCATTTATCAAATTAGTAAATTTTCTATCACAAGCATAAATCTGTAATTTTGCAGCATGAAATTGCCTATTGTAGCTTACGGGGATCCGGTATTGAGAAAAAAAGCCACTGATTTTGAGACAGAAGAAATAGCTGGCTTAAAACAGCTGGTTGCTGACATGTATGAAACTATGTATGCCGCCCGTGGCGTGGGTTTGGCTGCACCCCAGGTAGGCTTATCAAAGCGTTTATTCGTAGTTGACGCTACCCCTTTTGATGATGAGGAGCCCGAATTAAAGGATTTTAAAAAGGCATTCATCAACCCGCAAATACTGGAAGAAACAGGCGAAGAATGGGCCTTTAATGAAGGTTGCCTGAGCATACCCGACGTGCGCGAAGACGTTTACCGCCAGCCGGTTGTACGCCTTTCCTATTATAATGAGGACATGCAACAACATGAGGAAACCTTTAAAGGTATGGCGGCGCGCATTATACAACACGAGTACGATCATATTGAAGGTAAACTATTTACAGACAAACTAAGCCCGCTGCGCAAACGCCTGCTCGAAAAACGCCTCGGTGATATTTCGAGAGGGATAGTG
Protein-coding sequences here:
- the hpt gene encoding hypoxanthine phosphoribosyltransferase, with the translated sequence MKIDDLTFEPLIEEEAIAKRINLLGEQLNTEYAGRTPIFIGVLNGSFLFVADLIKQITIPCEVTFTKLASYYGGTSTTRKIREDIDLSVDISGRHIIIVEDIVDTGNTLSYLIEKLKLNAPASIRVCSLLLKPGKLEISIEELRYVGFEIDNEFVVGYGLDYKELGRNLRDIYRLIS
- a CDS encoding pitrilysin family protein is translated as MDYQVHTLPNGIRLLYKHAATNITHTCFVINAGARDEQPHKDGLAHFIEHLLFKQTERRNTNQILNRLELVGADLNAYTTKEYTCIHASLRKQHLERTLDLFEDIIFHSTFPEEELIKERSVILDEIASYQDQPEEAIQDDFEGMLFKGHALSNNILGTEESVNQLNREDIAGFIASTYNTHEMVFAVIGDYDFNKLIKLAEKYLGVVPANTSAKVRQKPGKPKGELLRFQKPISQTHGVIGSLAYDSAHQHKSGLLLVNNLLGGMGMSSRLNLEIREKHGIAYTIESNYTPLTDTGIFSIYFGTDEEKAAKAMKLIHKELKKLRDNKLGALQLHQAKQKFIGQIALAEENRLSLIISMAKSLVDFNCIDTLQQVFDKINIVTAEQILEITNEVFDEASLLTLLFEPKD
- the def gene encoding peptide deformylase — its product is MKLPIVAYGDPVLRKKATDFETEEIAGLKQLVADMYETMYAARGVGLAAPQVGLSKRLFVVDATPFDDEEPELKDFKKAFINPQILEETGEEWAFNEGCLSIPDVREDVYRQPVVRLSYYNEDMQQHEETFKGMAARIIQHEYDHIEGKLFTDKLSPLRKRLLEKRLGDISRGIVKVDYKMKFPAAKKGR